A genome region from Gemmatimonadaceae bacterium includes the following:
- a CDS encoding type II toxin-antitoxin system HicB family antitoxin, producing the protein MLSLTAVYRKVPEGYIAFVEELPGANSQGDTLAEARANLREAVELVIAANRDQSRSELTDADVIRETLDFSA; encoded by the coding sequence ATGTTGTCGCTCACCGCCGTTTACCGAAAGGTCCCTGAGGGCTACATCGCCTTCGTCGAGGAGTTGCCGGGCGCCAACTCCCAGGGCGACACACTGGCGGAGGCGCGGGCGAATCTCCGGGAAGCCGTCGAGCTGGTCATTGCCGCCAATCGAGATCAGTCGCGATCCGAACTCACGGACGCTGATGTGATTCGCGAGACCCTGGATTTTAGCGCGTGA
- a CDS encoding CCA tRNA nucleotidyltransferase has product MSRLTPPPEVLEIAARLRRAGFEAWCVGGAVRDALLGHQHLDWDLATSATPPEVMRTFKRTVPVGIAFGTVGVLDAHGRMHEVTTFRLDVKTDGRHAEVQFGASLEEDLARRDFTINAIAYNPQTGELFDPFGGRKDLRAGLLRCVGDAEQRMKEDRLRALRALRFASRFDFAIDPATWKAICNSAPHLSRLSAERVKQEIEKTMEQVPRPSAAFARWREAGALRALVGALDDAPAERFAALDHLPLPMGKRAVERKLLRIAMLFFGDDKRAAERALRELRFSNHDIAWVTRLAEARATLGDAVDAAMARADGPTDAELRRWAAEVGRTAAASWWRLNAARWSGLRQLGEGAQARGGARGAGGAGEGNGAATHPSTLHPTVPVPAHPKVQSAYRRLVRIAYRDPIEIGDLQVDGEDLAAAGVPKGPALGSTLRRLLDTVIENPARNSREELMRIAREMK; this is encoded by the coding sequence GTGTCCCGTCTCACCCCCCCTCCCGAGGTTCTCGAAATCGCCGCCCGCCTACGGCGCGCCGGCTTCGAGGCATGGTGTGTCGGCGGCGCCGTCCGCGACGCGCTCCTCGGCCATCAGCATCTCGATTGGGACCTCGCCACCAGCGCGACGCCCCCCGAGGTGATGCGCACGTTCAAGCGCACGGTGCCGGTGGGGATCGCCTTCGGCACGGTGGGCGTGCTCGACGCGCACGGGCGGATGCACGAGGTGACCACGTTTCGGCTCGATGTGAAGACCGACGGGCGGCACGCCGAGGTGCAGTTTGGCGCGTCGCTCGAAGAAGACCTGGCGCGCCGCGACTTCACCATCAACGCCATCGCGTACAACCCGCAGACGGGGGAACTCTTCGATCCGTTCGGCGGGCGCAAGGATTTGCGCGCCGGGCTGCTGCGCTGCGTGGGCGACGCCGAGCAGCGGATGAAGGAGGATCGCCTGCGCGCGCTGCGCGCGCTGCGCTTTGCGTCGCGCTTCGACTTTGCCATCGATCCGGCCACCTGGAAGGCCATCTGCAACTCCGCTCCGCACCTCAGCCGGCTCAGCGCCGAGCGGGTGAAGCAGGAGATCGAGAAGACGATGGAGCAGGTGCCGCGCCCGAGCGCCGCCTTCGCGCGCTGGCGCGAGGCGGGGGCGCTGCGCGCGCTCGTAGGCGCGCTCGACGACGCACCCGCCGAGAGGTTCGCGGCACTCGATCATCTCCCCCTGCCGATGGGGAAACGCGCCGTGGAGCGCAAGCTGCTGCGCATCGCGATGCTCTTCTTTGGTGACGATAAGCGCGCCGCCGAGCGCGCGCTGCGCGAGCTGCGCTTCTCGAATCACGACATCGCATGGGTGACGCGGCTCGCCGAGGCGCGCGCGACGCTGGGCGACGCGGTGGACGCCGCGATGGCGCGCGCTGATGGTCCCACCGACGCCGAGCTGCGCCGGTGGGCGGCGGAGGTGGGGCGCACGGCCGCGGCCAGTTGGTGGCGACTGAATGCCGCGCGGTGGAGCGGCCTGAGACAACTTGGGGAAGGGGCACAGGCACGGGGGGGTGCTCGGGGCGCGGGGGGTGCAGGGGAGGGAAACGGAGCGGCCACCCACCCGAGCACCTTGCACCCCACTGTGCCCGTGCCCGCGCACCCCAAGGTACAAAGCGCCTATCGTCGATTGGTTCGCATCGCCTATCGCGATCCGATCGAGATTGGCGACCTGCAGGTGGACGGCGAGGACCTCGCGG